The following proteins are co-located in the Calliphora vicina chromosome 2, idCalVici1.1, whole genome shotgun sequence genome:
- the LOC135952584 gene encoding alpha-tocopherol transfer protein-like, with the protein MDNYRKICPEIKCGDLILKLDLGKPSEAAQNKALQELRETPENIQKGIKELKNLLQAETNLNIPKTDEEWLILYLRACKFYPESARDLVRRNYTIRRKYSEITNLLMPITLKPVFDNNLVTLLPWRDQHGRRVIVSLMKNWNHKVISYDSVYAACGICTELIQLEVETQINGVMYILDLQDLSFGQALQSTPYRIKRILDNIQNNIPLRVKGFHVVNQPKFFEPIFSTFKLFFNPKFAARIMLHGTNYESLHRYISPEYLPECYGGTKKMEFRYGPETYQLLSHYEKYFEDLLQYGFKND; encoded by the exons ATGGATAATTATCGAAAAATTTGTCCTGAAATAAAATGTGGTGACTTAATATTAAAATTGGACTTGGGAAAACCCAGTGAAGCAGCCCAAAACAAGGCTTTACAGGAACTGAGAGAAACGccagaaaatattcaaaaaggcataaaagaattgaaaaatttattacaag ctgaaacaaatttaaatatcccCAAAACTGATGAGGAGTGGCTGATACTATATTTGAGAGCTTGTAAATTTTATCCAGAAAGTGCCAGAGATTTG GTCAGACGTAATTACACTATACGCCGCAAATATAGCGAAATAACAAATCTATTAATGCCCATTACATTAAAACCGGTATTTGATAACAATTTGGTAACATTGCTACCCTGGCGCGATCAACATGGCCGACGTGTTATAGTCTCACTAATGa AAAATTGGAACCACAAAGTCATCTCATATGATAGTGTCTATGCCGCCTGTGGCATATGCACCGAACTCATACAACTGGAAGTGGAAACCCAAATAAATGGTGTCATGTATATACTGGATTTGCAGGATTTATCATTTGGTCAGGCTCTACAATCTACCCCGTATCGGATAAAACGTATTCTAGacaatatacaaaataatatacCGCTCAGAGTCAAGGGCTTCCACGTTGTCaatcaaccgaaattctttgaACCAATTTTCTccacatttaaattatttttcaatccgAAATTTGCTGCTCGTATAATGTTACATGGTACGAATTATGAGTCTCTACATCGTTATATATCGCCTGAATATCTGCCAGAATGTTATGGCGGCACAAAGAAAATGGAATTCAGATATGGCCCGGAAACGTACCAGTTGCTGTCACATTATGAGAAATATTTTGAGGACTTATTGCAGTATGGTTTTAAAAACGATTAA